One genomic segment of Panicum virgatum strain AP13 chromosome 2N, P.virgatum_v5, whole genome shotgun sequence includes these proteins:
- the LOC120660268 gene encoding uncharacterized protein LOC120660268 isoform X4, producing MFQLFIWDYNKRGEALDPPMILRTRRSLRAVQFHPHGAPYLLTAEVHKRDSEESTMTPALLNNYAFRDISLLGSSGVDNLIGELPYTHNFGHVGASSSVPVNAGSFDGSRRHDTPHHQLMTSVPRVGGSLLGTHAVSFGVGSEQATSLLDSGTELPCTVKLRIWRHDIKDQFISLEPGACLLTIPHVVLCSEMGTHFSPCGRFLVACVACVLPQRDGDHESQLHEHYDSAGAGTSPTRHTLPSRQIVFELRVYSLEEATFGTVLTSRAVKAAHCLTSVQFSPTSEHILLAYGRQHNSLLRTILIDGETRVPSYRVLEVYRVSDMDLVRVLASVGDEVNVACFHPSPGAGLVYGTKEGKLRFLQHNGASMGLNSSTGDNIHEI from the exons ATGTTTCAGTTGTTCATATGGGACTACAATAAAAGAGGTGAAGCTTTGGACCCTCCCATGATACTAAGAACCCGCCGTTCACTAAGAGCTGTGCAGTTTCACCCCCATGGTGCTCCATATCTACTTACAGCAGAG GTTCACAAACGTGATTCTGAAGAATCAACAATGACCCCTGCACTTCTGAACAATTATGCCTTCAGAGACATATCTCTCCTTGGCAGTTCTGGGGTTGATAACCTGATCGGTGAACTACCATACACACATAATTTTGGGCATGTTGGAGCTTCTTCATCAGTTCCAGTCAATGCTGGCAGTTTTGATGGGTCCAGGCGACATGATACCCCACACCATCAACTAATGACCTCTGTACCTAGGGTTGGGGGTTCCCTTCTTGGTACTCATGCTGTCTCATTTGGTGTTGGGTCAGAGCAAGCTACCTCTCTGCTTGATAGTGGCACTGAATTACCTTGTACGGTGAAACTAAGAATTTGGCGTCACGACATCAAGGATCAATTTATTTCACTAGAGCCTGGGGCATGCCTCTTGACAATTCCTCATGTCGTACTTTGCAG TGAAATGGGCACCCATTTTTCCCCCTGTGGACGATTTTTGGTTGCTTGTGTTGCATGTGTTCTGCCACAAAGAGATGGTGACCATGAAAGTCAGTTGCATGAACATTATGATTCTGCTGGAGCTGGAACATCACCAACTCGTCACACTCTTCCCTCTCGCCAAATTGTATTTGAGCTTCGGGTTTATTCACTTGAGGAGGCAAC GTTTGGGACAGTTCTTACATCTAGAGCAGTAAAGGCTGCTCACTGTTTAACTTCCGTCCag TTTTCACCTACATCAGAACACATACTATTGGCATATGGTCGGCAACATAACTCACTGTTGAGGACCATTTTAATCGATGGGGAGACCAGAGTTCCTTCGTACAGAGTCTTGGAG GTGTATAGAGTTTCAGACATGGATCTTGTAAGAGTTCTTGCTAGTGTTGGAGATGAAGTCAATGTTGCATGTTTTCATCCTTCCCCTGgagcaggtcttgtttatgggaCTAAG GAAGGGAAGCTTAGGTTTCTTCAACACAATGGTGCAAGCATGGGCTTGAATTCCTCTACTGGGGACAATATTCATGAG
- the LOC120660268 gene encoding uncharacterized protein LOC120660268 isoform X3, which yields MLKHHAALEYFASIGQLRQLHLMQRGSFWQLHQLFIWDYNKRGEALDPPMILRTRRSLRAVQFHPHGAPYLLTAEVHKRDSEESTMTPALLNNYAFRDISLLGSSGVDNLIGELPYTHNFGHVGASSSVPVNAGSFDGSRRHDTPHHQLMTSVPRVGGSLLGTHAVSFGVGSEQATSLLDSGTELPCTVKLRIWRHDIKDQFISLEPGACLLTIPHVVLCSEMGTHFSPCGRFLVACVACVLPQRDGDHESQLHEHYDSAGAGTSPTRHTLPSRQIVFELRVYSLEEATFGTVLTSRAVKAAHCLTSVQFSPTSEHILLAYGRQHNSLLRTILIDGETRVPSYRVLEVYRVSDMDLVRVLASVGDEVNVACFHPSPGAGLVYGTKEGKLRFLQHNGASMGLNSSTGDNIHEI from the exons ATGCTAAAACATCACGCTGCACTAGAGTACTTCGCTTCT ATAGGCCAATTGCGTCAATTGCATTTGATGCAACGGGGGAGCTTCTGGCAGTTGCATCAG TTGTTCATATGGGACTACAATAAAAGAGGTGAAGCTTTGGACCCTCCCATGATACTAAGAACCCGCCGTTCACTAAGAGCTGTGCAGTTTCACCCCCATGGTGCTCCATATCTACTTACAGCAGAG GTTCACAAACGTGATTCTGAAGAATCAACAATGACCCCTGCACTTCTGAACAATTATGCCTTCAGAGACATATCTCTCCTTGGCAGTTCTGGGGTTGATAACCTGATCGGTGAACTACCATACACACATAATTTTGGGCATGTTGGAGCTTCTTCATCAGTTCCAGTCAATGCTGGCAGTTTTGATGGGTCCAGGCGACATGATACCCCACACCATCAACTAATGACCTCTGTACCTAGGGTTGGGGGTTCCCTTCTTGGTACTCATGCTGTCTCATTTGGTGTTGGGTCAGAGCAAGCTACCTCTCTGCTTGATAGTGGCACTGAATTACCTTGTACGGTGAAACTAAGAATTTGGCGTCACGACATCAAGGATCAATTTATTTCACTAGAGCCTGGGGCATGCCTCTTGACAATTCCTCATGTCGTACTTTGCAG TGAAATGGGCACCCATTTTTCCCCCTGTGGACGATTTTTGGTTGCTTGTGTTGCATGTGTTCTGCCACAAAGAGATGGTGACCATGAAAGTCAGTTGCATGAACATTATGATTCTGCTGGAGCTGGAACATCACCAACTCGTCACACTCTTCCCTCTCGCCAAATTGTATTTGAGCTTCGGGTTTATTCACTTGAGGAGGCAAC GTTTGGGACAGTTCTTACATCTAGAGCAGTAAAGGCTGCTCACTGTTTAACTTCCGTCCag TTTTCACCTACATCAGAACACATACTATTGGCATATGGTCGGCAACATAACTCACTGTTGAGGACCATTTTAATCGATGGGGAGACCAGAGTTCCTTCGTACAGAGTCTTGGAG GTGTATAGAGTTTCAGACATGGATCTTGTAAGAGTTCTTGCTAGTGTTGGAGATGAAGTCAATGTTGCATGTTTTCATCCTTCCCCTGgagcaggtcttgtttatgggaCTAAG GAAGGGAAGCTTAGGTTTCTTCAACACAATGGTGCAAGCATGGGCTTGAATTCCTCTACTGGGGACAATATTCATGAG
- the LOC120660268 gene encoding activating molecule in BECN1-regulated autophagy protein 1-like isoform X5, whose protein sequence is MTESWVQHLKHTSAPESVSTHEASTARRSRQRNIFDLLAQREISPRTKHQAKNQRTKAPRCDAGYNELEFWVADAQHDLHYWAESQSLHCWCAKYCPLLPASRATIAAAFSPDGRVLASTHGDHTVKITDCQNGKCLKVLQGHQRTPWVVRFHPLHSNILASGSLDCEVRLWDAKTSRCTRVLRFYRPIASIAFDATGELLAVASGHKSKHMFQLFIWDYNKRGEALDPPMILRTRRSLRAVQFHPHGAPYLLTAEVHKRDSEESTMTPALLNNYAFRDISLLGSSGVDNLIGELPYTHNFGHVGASSSVPVNAGSFDGSRRHDTPHHQLMTSVPRVGGSLLGTHAVSFGVGSEQATSLLDSGTELPCTVKLRIWRHDIKDQFISLEPGACLLTIPHVVLCS, encoded by the exons ATGACAGAAAGTTGGGTACAACACTTGAAGCACACTTCAGCTCCAGAATCAGTTTCTACACATGAAGCATCAACAGcaagaagatcaaggcaaag AAACATTTTTGATCTATTAGCTCAGCGGGAGATCTCACCTCGAACAAAACACCAAGCTAAAAATCAGCggaccaaagctccaaggtgtgaTGCTGGTTACAATGAATTAGAATTTTGGGTTGCAGATGCTCAGCATGATCTCCATTATTG GGCAGAATCACAGTCTTTGCACTGCTGGTGTGCCAAATATTGCCCTCTTTTGCCTGCCTCAAGGGCAACTATTGCAGCTGCGTTCAGTCCAGATGGAAGAGTACTTGCATCCACACA TGGTGACCATACTGTTAAAATAACTGACTGTCAAAATGGGAAATGTTTGAAAGTATTGCAAGGGCATCAGCGCACTCCATGGGTG GTTAGATTCCATCCTCTGCATTCTAATATTCTTGCTAGTGGAAGTTTGGATTGTGAAGTTCGTCTCTGGGATGCTAAAACATCACGCTGCACTAGAGTACTTCGCTTCT ATAGGCCAATTGCGTCAATTGCATTTGATGCAACGGGGGAGCTTCTGGCAGTTGCATCAGGTCACAAA TCCAAACACATGTTTCAGTTGTTCATATGGGACTACAATAAAAGAGGTGAAGCTTTGGACCCTCCCATGATACTAAGAACCCGCCGTTCACTAAGAGCTGTGCAGTTTCACCCCCATGGTGCTCCATATCTACTTACAGCAGAG GTTCACAAACGTGATTCTGAAGAATCAACAATGACCCCTGCACTTCTGAACAATTATGCCTTCAGAGACATATCTCTCCTTGGCAGTTCTGGGGTTGATAACCTGATCGGTGAACTACCATACACACATAATTTTGGGCATGTTGGAGCTTCTTCATCAGTTCCAGTCAATGCTGGCAGTTTTGATGGGTCCAGGCGACATGATACCCCACACCATCAACTAATGACCTCTGTACCTAGGGTTGGGGGTTCCCTTCTTGGTACTCATGCTGTCTCATTTGGTGTTGGGTCAGAGCAAGCTACCTCTCTGCTTGATAGTGGCACTGAATTACCTTGTACGGTGAAACTAAGAATTTGGCGTCACGACATCAAGGATCAATTTATTTCACTAGAGCCTGGGGCATGCCTCTTGACAATTCCTCATGTCGTACTTTGCAG CTGA
- the LOC120660268 gene encoding uncharacterized protein LOC120660268 isoform X1, with translation MTESWVQHLKHTSAPESVSTHEASTARRSRQRNIFDLLAQREISPRTKHQAKNQRTKAPRCDAGYNELEFWVADAQHDLHYWAESQSLHCWCAKYCPLLPASRATIAAAFSPDGRVLASTHGDHTVKITDCQNGKCLKVLQGHQRTPWVVRFHPLHSNILASGSLDCEVRLWDAKTSRCTRVLRFYRPIASIAFDATGELLAVASGHKSKHMFQLFIWDYNKRGEALDPPMILRTRRSLRAVQFHPHGAPYLLTAEVHKRDSEESTMTPALLNNYAFRDISLLGSSGVDNLIGELPYTHNFGHVGASSSVPVNAGSFDGSRRHDTPHHQLMTSVPRVGGSLLGTHAVSFGVGSEQATSLLDSGTELPCTVKLRIWRHDIKDQFISLEPGACLLTIPHVVLCSEMGTHFSPCGRFLVACVACVLPQRDGDHESQLHEHYDSAGAGTSPTRHTLPSRQIVFELRVYSLEEATFGTVLTSRAVKAAHCLTSVQFSPTSEHILLAYGRQHNSLLRTILIDGETRVPSYRVLEVYRVSDMDLVRVLASVGDEVNVACFHPSPGAGLVYGTKEGKLRFLQHNGASMGLNSSTGDNIHEI, from the exons ATGACAGAAAGTTGGGTACAACACTTGAAGCACACTTCAGCTCCAGAATCAGTTTCTACACATGAAGCATCAACAGcaagaagatcaaggcaaag AAACATTTTTGATCTATTAGCTCAGCGGGAGATCTCACCTCGAACAAAACACCAAGCTAAAAATCAGCggaccaaagctccaaggtgtgaTGCTGGTTACAATGAATTAGAATTTTGGGTTGCAGATGCTCAGCATGATCTCCATTATTG GGCAGAATCACAGTCTTTGCACTGCTGGTGTGCCAAATATTGCCCTCTTTTGCCTGCCTCAAGGGCAACTATTGCAGCTGCGTTCAGTCCAGATGGAAGAGTACTTGCATCCACACA TGGTGACCATACTGTTAAAATAACTGACTGTCAAAATGGGAAATGTTTGAAAGTATTGCAAGGGCATCAGCGCACTCCATGGGTG GTTAGATTCCATCCTCTGCATTCTAATATTCTTGCTAGTGGAAGTTTGGATTGTGAAGTTCGTCTCTGGGATGCTAAAACATCACGCTGCACTAGAGTACTTCGCTTCT ATAGGCCAATTGCGTCAATTGCATTTGATGCAACGGGGGAGCTTCTGGCAGTTGCATCAGGTCACAAA TCCAAACACATGTTTCAGTTGTTCATATGGGACTACAATAAAAGAGGTGAAGCTTTGGACCCTCCCATGATACTAAGAACCCGCCGTTCACTAAGAGCTGTGCAGTTTCACCCCCATGGTGCTCCATATCTACTTACAGCAGAG GTTCACAAACGTGATTCTGAAGAATCAACAATGACCCCTGCACTTCTGAACAATTATGCCTTCAGAGACATATCTCTCCTTGGCAGTTCTGGGGTTGATAACCTGATCGGTGAACTACCATACACACATAATTTTGGGCATGTTGGAGCTTCTTCATCAGTTCCAGTCAATGCTGGCAGTTTTGATGGGTCCAGGCGACATGATACCCCACACCATCAACTAATGACCTCTGTACCTAGGGTTGGGGGTTCCCTTCTTGGTACTCATGCTGTCTCATTTGGTGTTGGGTCAGAGCAAGCTACCTCTCTGCTTGATAGTGGCACTGAATTACCTTGTACGGTGAAACTAAGAATTTGGCGTCACGACATCAAGGATCAATTTATTTCACTAGAGCCTGGGGCATGCCTCTTGACAATTCCTCATGTCGTACTTTGCAG TGAAATGGGCACCCATTTTTCCCCCTGTGGACGATTTTTGGTTGCTTGTGTTGCATGTGTTCTGCCACAAAGAGATGGTGACCATGAAAGTCAGTTGCATGAACATTATGATTCTGCTGGAGCTGGAACATCACCAACTCGTCACACTCTTCCCTCTCGCCAAATTGTATTTGAGCTTCGGGTTTATTCACTTGAGGAGGCAAC GTTTGGGACAGTTCTTACATCTAGAGCAGTAAAGGCTGCTCACTGTTTAACTTCCGTCCag TTTTCACCTACATCAGAACACATACTATTGGCATATGGTCGGCAACATAACTCACTGTTGAGGACCATTTTAATCGATGGGGAGACCAGAGTTCCTTCGTACAGAGTCTTGGAG GTGTATAGAGTTTCAGACATGGATCTTGTAAGAGTTCTTGCTAGTGTTGGAGATGAAGTCAATGTTGCATGTTTTCATCCTTCCCCTGgagcaggtcttgtttatgggaCTAAG GAAGGGAAGCTTAGGTTTCTTCAACACAATGGTGCAAGCATGGGCTTGAATTCCTCTACTGGGGACAATATTCATGAG
- the LOC120660268 gene encoding uncharacterized protein LOC120660268 isoform X2 produces the protein MTESWVQHLKHTSAPESVSTHEASTARRSRQRNIFDLLAQREISPRTKHQAKNQRTKAPRCDAGYNELEFWVADAQHDLHYWAESQSLHCWCAKYCPLLPASRATIAAAFSPDGRVLASTHGDHTVKITDCQNGKCLKVLQGHQRTPWVVRFHPLHSNILASGSLDCEVRLWDAKTSRCTRVLRFYRPIASIAFDATGELLAVASGHKLFIWDYNKRGEALDPPMILRTRRSLRAVQFHPHGAPYLLTAEVHKRDSEESTMTPALLNNYAFRDISLLGSSGVDNLIGELPYTHNFGHVGASSSVPVNAGSFDGSRRHDTPHHQLMTSVPRVGGSLLGTHAVSFGVGSEQATSLLDSGTELPCTVKLRIWRHDIKDQFISLEPGACLLTIPHVVLCSEMGTHFSPCGRFLVACVACVLPQRDGDHESQLHEHYDSAGAGTSPTRHTLPSRQIVFELRVYSLEEATFGTVLTSRAVKAAHCLTSVQFSPTSEHILLAYGRQHNSLLRTILIDGETRVPSYRVLEVYRVSDMDLVRVLASVGDEVNVACFHPSPGAGLVYGTKEGKLRFLQHNGASMGLNSSTGDNIHEI, from the exons ATGACAGAAAGTTGGGTACAACACTTGAAGCACACTTCAGCTCCAGAATCAGTTTCTACACATGAAGCATCAACAGcaagaagatcaaggcaaag AAACATTTTTGATCTATTAGCTCAGCGGGAGATCTCACCTCGAACAAAACACCAAGCTAAAAATCAGCggaccaaagctccaaggtgtgaTGCTGGTTACAATGAATTAGAATTTTGGGTTGCAGATGCTCAGCATGATCTCCATTATTG GGCAGAATCACAGTCTTTGCACTGCTGGTGTGCCAAATATTGCCCTCTTTTGCCTGCCTCAAGGGCAACTATTGCAGCTGCGTTCAGTCCAGATGGAAGAGTACTTGCATCCACACA TGGTGACCATACTGTTAAAATAACTGACTGTCAAAATGGGAAATGTTTGAAAGTATTGCAAGGGCATCAGCGCACTCCATGGGTG GTTAGATTCCATCCTCTGCATTCTAATATTCTTGCTAGTGGAAGTTTGGATTGTGAAGTTCGTCTCTGGGATGCTAAAACATCACGCTGCACTAGAGTACTTCGCTTCT ATAGGCCAATTGCGTCAATTGCATTTGATGCAACGGGGGAGCTTCTGGCAGTTGCATCAGGTCACAAA TTGTTCATATGGGACTACAATAAAAGAGGTGAAGCTTTGGACCCTCCCATGATACTAAGAACCCGCCGTTCACTAAGAGCTGTGCAGTTTCACCCCCATGGTGCTCCATATCTACTTACAGCAGAG GTTCACAAACGTGATTCTGAAGAATCAACAATGACCCCTGCACTTCTGAACAATTATGCCTTCAGAGACATATCTCTCCTTGGCAGTTCTGGGGTTGATAACCTGATCGGTGAACTACCATACACACATAATTTTGGGCATGTTGGAGCTTCTTCATCAGTTCCAGTCAATGCTGGCAGTTTTGATGGGTCCAGGCGACATGATACCCCACACCATCAACTAATGACCTCTGTACCTAGGGTTGGGGGTTCCCTTCTTGGTACTCATGCTGTCTCATTTGGTGTTGGGTCAGAGCAAGCTACCTCTCTGCTTGATAGTGGCACTGAATTACCTTGTACGGTGAAACTAAGAATTTGGCGTCACGACATCAAGGATCAATTTATTTCACTAGAGCCTGGGGCATGCCTCTTGACAATTCCTCATGTCGTACTTTGCAG TGAAATGGGCACCCATTTTTCCCCCTGTGGACGATTTTTGGTTGCTTGTGTTGCATGTGTTCTGCCACAAAGAGATGGTGACCATGAAAGTCAGTTGCATGAACATTATGATTCTGCTGGAGCTGGAACATCACCAACTCGTCACACTCTTCCCTCTCGCCAAATTGTATTTGAGCTTCGGGTTTATTCACTTGAGGAGGCAAC GTTTGGGACAGTTCTTACATCTAGAGCAGTAAAGGCTGCTCACTGTTTAACTTCCGTCCag TTTTCACCTACATCAGAACACATACTATTGGCATATGGTCGGCAACATAACTCACTGTTGAGGACCATTTTAATCGATGGGGAGACCAGAGTTCCTTCGTACAGAGTCTTGGAG GTGTATAGAGTTTCAGACATGGATCTTGTAAGAGTTCTTGCTAGTGTTGGAGATGAAGTCAATGTTGCATGTTTTCATCCTTCCCCTGgagcaggtcttgtttatgggaCTAAG GAAGGGAAGCTTAGGTTTCTTCAACACAATGGTGCAAGCATGGGCTTGAATTCCTCTACTGGGGACAATATTCATGAG